The Vigna radiata var. radiata cultivar VC1973A unplaced genomic scaffold, Vradiata_ver6 scaffold_137, whole genome shotgun sequence nucleotide sequence TAACCATAAAAAGCAACGCACCTGGGATGCtctgccgcaagagagaaaaaagagagaaggaagatgatgatgttatcagaaacaataatgcaatgccgcaaaAGAGCAAAAGAAGAGGTGttgcaagagaaaaaggagaagaggaagacgatatcagaaactgcaatgccgcgaagagtctgcggtttatttaaaatgaaatggggcgtcggtaaCTCCAGAAACCGAAgtctatagtcacctagacGCCGATTATCTAACTAATTCGACGTCCAAGATAACATTTAATCTGTCTTTTTGAGTGCCCAGTACACGTCGGTTTACGGGGGAGCCTACGTCTAGGAAGTTCAACCGATTGACATTTCATTTactgtcagggatgttgacgacagttgtgaAGGGGCGCCGAcgtttataataatttagacgtcggtgcccttctgCCGGACgttcgagtttggtgaacataattaattacaggcacatagacgtctcTCCCCGTAAACACCGATGTCTAAATTGcagaaatttttgtcttcccgccttccagacaagCCATAGATGTCGCTTTTTGACTACATGACGTTTAAGCGCCTGagaatcaggtgaagagcattaattgcagccccgtagacgtcggccccccaTTAAAACTGACGTCAAtagactgtcttctcgcctaccttaGGCCATTATACGTCGGTTTAGGGCAGAGCagacgtctacaatatcatagacgtcgccttccCTTGAAACCGACGTGTAGGTTACCAACTTCTTTACGGTAATgtcaccgtccactcatatacgtcgggctTCCGACGTCTTGTAGGTgatgttaaacaacatttttgcactagtgaacgCTCTACACACTAACCTAAATGCCTACAGACAACCCTAACTGTTTGGATGAAGTTTTGTTGGCATAACGTTAAGAAGACGTAGAACACCCATGGTGAACTCGTCAAAAGGTAGTTGAACATGTCATTgactaaataaaaacatatacatataaaagaaCTTCTCCCTATAACCCTCTTGATCATGGCATACGTTATCTATGGAGCTTACCCTCCTAAAAGATAATGTGTTCTCTACCCTTCATTCACGAACATGTATATGTTATCCAACCAAGAGTTAAGTATCCTCAACCACCTAAACTTGGAGAAATATTTCCTCACTAAGGGATTCACCCTATCATATGCTCCTATTTAAGGTAGATTTTCCTCGACATACTGCTCAGAGGGATCTTCCCTACTCTCTATAATTACCTTCAGACTACATCAAGGACCCTTGATGATGAATACTAAACGATGACAAGGATCGTCTACTATCATTACTCGTCCCCTCCAATAATGTAGAAAAGACATATTATGACATGTAAAATGGACCTTTTATGACAGGTGTTTTGGTGTCATAGTTATGGCAATCATACAAGGTCCGCACTTTTTATGACGTAGCCGAAAAACCTATCATAGTAGGTGTAACCTAGTATGACGTATTTTCTATCACCTgttataatatatctaattttCTATGATGTAGTTTTTTCGCAGTAAGACAACCATAACAacaatatttgtatatattgaGTATattgttaactcattggcaagtgtaccaaatcgttcaagtaataaaactggtaagaccagacatcgttttcccaagagacttgtgcaacacatgacaattattccttttataactcaattaaacatcaaagtgcacaaaaacaacacaagaaactctttttggtattttatcaaacagttggtgtgcaaggaatttaacatagtgtatttacaatttgtcaagactagaattcatccatttcattctcatgcattcacaaacatctcaatttcatccaataagtattcaatttcaattctaggttcaatcatatttctcaatacttcaagaaccacaattcatgccatgggtgatcaagccacaacaagcattaagcatagaaatcaaatactaacatgaattagaaaagcatatatcattaacatcacaaaatacataagaattccatgttttacaactaatctcaacaaataggaaaagccctccatggaggagaacttagggttctacaaattgaagagatagagaagaaattggaaccaaagagatgATGCAAAGCCTTttccaaggttcttggcagctgctccatgctccaattgcgcctccccttcgcatctccatctccaatttgtgacccatcttcttcctcaacccaaaaggggcaaaatcaccattgaagaagcttaaagacccaaggaggagtgggagagcttcccaacaccccaaatagcctccaagggcctctcccaatctctctaggtgaagaatgaagtgtaggaggagaagaatctcaaaaatcgcgagacccatgtttaaataacccatttttgacaCATTAGCGAGAATTCGCGCCCAGCTCGGAATTCTCACGCCCAGCGCCACTTTTCACTGCACCAGATGTGAATTCCAGCAAGATCTCGCGCCCAGCGCGGATTCCTGGCGCCCAACGCGGATTCTCTGGCGCCCAACGCCATTCTGTGGCGCCCAGCCTGGAATTTCTCTGCACTTCTCACGCTCAGCTTGGATTTCTCGCGCCCAGCTTGGGCgattttgacagcattctaaaaaTTGAGCCTCTTGTgcgattccaaaggcgtccaacatgggtatttgcttcaaattgatcttttcttgtcccaaaacatgttctcttaagttcttgcttgttttcctccactagaattgctttctattcctttatttcacacactcaaacatagagattagaggtaaaaacaagcatatactaaataaacacaagaaaattacaaaacacacaaaaagtgaggataaaacaatgttaaagctatgaaggagttgattttgccactaaaatgatgtttagataatggtaagaattagcttTATCATATATCCATCATAATCAATCACACAAGATAAAAACCTTCTGAATATATCAAGCATAATCAAACACCCCATACACATAAGTAATTACAACAGGATTCCTAATCCTCAAaacataacatataaaaaatatttgaatactCAATACTCTATCATCGATCCTCGATCCTTGAACTTCAATCATTGATCCTTGATCTTTAACTCTTGATGTTATCACTAACATCTCACACAAAGACCCTTAATCTATCCACTCATTAGTGCCCATGTTAACTACTTACTATAATCATTATAGTAACACCATTATCAACATAACATAATATGAAGCATCTCAAGTACCATGGTCGTCATCATATATACACCACCATCATGACTACCACAGTCATGAACAACACCATGAGCATCACTGTACCAATATACCATAATGGAAAGAGTCCATCTCACTCATGTATCATATCTCACCGATTGTAGCTGCTCGTACAACCCACTTGTAGCCTCCTCTACAAATCATCTCCTTCCAATGCACACAAGGCAAAAGGAAGCACTTATTTGCAGATAGAACCGAGATTTAAGAGGTACAACAAATAGACTTATCCTTCACTATCATGCTCATAAATCACATACTTAGGTACATCCCAACACTCATTCATGCTTCACTCTTAACCATAAGTCAAACTGACCCTAAACATAACCATTAACCGCAATCTCTTATTATCATCATGTTCCACAACTCCTCAAGTTTGGTTCAcgtccattcttcatcaaattcgTCATTTTTTACGAAAATGCactgtgataatcaattatcacttaagataatcgattatcagagtGAAATTTACCCAGAAACATCACGCAGGAaggcataattgattatcatcctagataatcgattattctcgaAACCACACTCAAAATCAATgcgcagataatcgattataaccaatgataatcgattattgtcgaaTCAGAACACATCGTGTACATGATTCAAGCATTCAAAAATACATACATCAACCCTAGATCAGGTGGAAACATAGTTAACACATTATACATGCATTTAAGCATCACATACTCATGTAAACATACTCAAACACATATAAGACATCAGTTGAATCATCCAGATCCAATCATCGACATGTTATACCCCTAAGAATAGGGTACAAAAGAGTCTCCGATTAAAACACCAAATAAGGTTTTCAATCAGCTAAACTAACTAAGCATAATGCTTACAAATGTTAaccaagaagatgaaaattctcgaAAATAGAGTTGTTGATGCAAGGCTATTTTCTCCCAACCTATACATCTGATTGACGATTTGAACGGGtagaatgaagaaccatatgtctggAACTTATTGCCAAATATCAGCTCAATCCAACAGTGAACGACTTCACAACGAAGAAAACACCAGTACATGTTTTATGTTATGCAAGAATgacttcttctctttctttctctctcacttggttttttcctctcttcaaatgactctaatGTGCTCTAATCTATCTCCACTAAAACAAAGTGAGACATAATGGTCCATATTATTTGAGGGAGCCCAATAACCTAATACCtacaacatatatttgcatgAAAACCCACAAGCATCATAACTTTGTTCTTAGTATCAAACCCTTTGTTGGGATAAtccaacaaaacatacacaataCATTCATAAAGAAAACTCATTACCAATATTACATAAAGCCTATGTCCATTCATACACAAACTCTTACCCAACAATAATCacaaataatcataatcatatacaCATGTATCAAAACAAAGATTACCAATCAAGATAATCAAGAACACATATAACATACAACCATAAACAAACAAAGGTAAGCTTCCACACACCTTGGTCAATCATAAGATTTTATCTACAACCCTAAAACACCATCCATTTTCCTTTACACTAAGAGTTTTTCGTCCCTCTTTCACTTCtcccaaaacgtcaatcttccctcttcctctattttctctctttaattTAGAGTTTACGAAGTTTCTAAATACCAAACCACccattaattaatttctattacaattaaataaagataaaaaaaacccTTTTACCctaaaagttcaaaatatacATTCAAGAACactaaaaattcaaagtttcaaaactactttattttcactaaaaattcaaagtctcaaaacaactttatttttaaaatctttatttttctaaatcttacaaaattaaacaaaaaaattttaaaaacataataataaataattataagcaaaaaaaataataaatatacatatattgaatttcaaaatcaaataaagattataacattttaaaatccaGTAGAATCCTTTTTGAATTGCAGTACAATccttaattagattttaaaattctaaagaacCTTTAAGtagatttgaatttaaaattgaaaaaaatctttaattaaatttcaaaatttaatagaattcttaaccaaattttataatCCAATAAAATTTTTCATGAGATTCTAAAATCCAATAAAATctttaatcaaatttcaaaatgagTAAATTAGTGTTTATTTAATtacgttaatattttatttaaaaaaacataattggCATGGACGGAAAATTTAGGTGTGAAAAACAACAGTTGAAAGTGCAGGAAGAAACCGATTGTGTCTAATGCAGTCTCTCAAAATCCCAAACTCGAAGTGAGAAGACACGTGGGGCCATTTCTTTCTGTACCCCCACACTATTTCATGTGCAACCATGGAATGGTTTAAAGTAAAATTGTCGAAATGGATTTCAATTCACGGGTCAACCCGGTTCACCACAGATTCGGTCCGACGAATTggatttaaaagaattatatttttttatgcaaatcAGATTCTAACCCAGTTCATTTAAACCAGACTCATGTAGATTGAACTCATGATAGACCAGATTGACCCACCGactcacctacctaattttattttattaaaatttaattttaattttataaaaaaatatttattattttttttcttgaaaaaattatttaaattctctattttaaaaattaattaaacatccgaataaaattttgaaatgaaatttgtttaggtttaaattataaaaaatttataatttattttattttgaaaaaatataattaagtcaCTAAACTAACCCATTCATCCACCAATCCGTAGTAGGTCAGACcaagtttaaatttttcaaatgaaCTGAGTTAAATTGACTTACTAAATAACCAACTCGTGATGGACCGAATTAGGTCGGACCGAGTTGTCctttttgacaactctaatttaAAGATCAAATTGTCTTCCATTCCTGCTGCCACCACCCTTTCTCAACCTCATCACCGCTCCTTGTCTAGGTGCTGTATCAcgaggaaataaaaataaaataaaatagaaagtgttttacatttcaaaaatcatttttacataagaaaaaaatattgcatAGTATTCAGAGGAAAATTTCAGATTATGCTATCTAAAAGATACTTCCAAGTTACACAATTCATAagtttttcttaagaaaaagaATAGCTTCAAGATTGCATAATCTGGAAACTTTTATTTGTCGTGCAAAAACATGGCATTCAGATTTgcatgtaataaataaataaataaactactggtttatacaatctaaaaaaatttctttttataaaaaatgatattcaGATTGTGTAATCAGaaagtaaacaataaattacaaatttcataataaaaaaaaaaatcgaaatcGTACAATCCAACAGCTTTATTTTTATGCTAAAAATTTCATACATTTCTCCttactagtgcaaaaataaagacaatGACTTTCTATCTAAAAGCATTTGTCTTCAAAGAGCAAACAAAGAGCAAACAAGTGCAGAATTAATTACCAATGaagaggtaaaaagaaaaacagacaAATTCATAGGAGAAAAAGACATTCTCCAAGGAAGAAACATTTCTTGAGCAATATAGTTTTAGCCTAAAATAAATCAACAGCagcaatatttaaaaagaagtaaaacgaatgtaaaaaaaaaaattgttactgAGCATCCCCAGATGCTAATGATCAACAGCACCATCACCATTGCTTTTGTCAAGAATTTTTCCCAATAAAAACAATCTAAGTAATTAAGCATGAAGGAGTGCCATAAGTAAAACGAATAGTGAAGGGTTCCATAATCTATTAATAGTAAGGAAAAAGTTCTCATACCTTCAATGTGTGAGAAGGCATCCCACATGCAAGATCCTCTACCACCCTCCTTGCAAGCACCTTCTATCCAGAAATTAGCAACCCGCAATTTAATGTCTAATTGAACAGCTTTCCCATCagttacaaatacaaaattatttatcttaatatatttccATTCTCCTAATAATTGGTCAAACAACTTGATCCAAACTCTCCCTATCATAGAACATTTTAAATCCTAAACGCCTTGTTTTCTCACTATGATTACAAATTGCAAGCAATTTTGAATAAAAGGTTGTCTAGTTTGGTTCTAGCTACCATGAAAATCCACAAGATCAAAGCCAAATTTAGCATATATTTAGCAGAAACCGAGGAAGCCTGTGTATAAGAAAACAAAGTAAGAAAGATCAAACATTCTAAGCACAACAGGGAATCTGCAACCAAAGAAGGAAGAATCAGTAAGTTTAAAAACACCAAGAATTTCAAACCTCAAAAGGCAAGAAGAATTAGGTGAGGTGCAGTCAATGTCTAcaaatccaaataaaattaTGCTACGTAATAAGTTTAGCTAAAACACATCAAAGTTAAACTCTgactataaaaatttaagtattcTCCACCAGTCCAAGCACGAAAACTCAGAACTAGctctgaagaaaagaaaaacaaacaaaaataaagtaaaataaaataaaatgaattgcAACATAAACTTCCTACGGTGTGCGAAACGCCAACACTAATCCAGTGAAAGCTAAAACAGAAAGGTTTTGAACACAATATTACAATGATAACAATGGTATAAAAGATGCCTCTTTCCCAGCAAAACTGTAGACAGTCGTGACCACAACAGCTGCAACTATGCTAGAACCATAGTGCAACAAAAATGAAGCCCCACTAGAAGATAGATATCGCTCCACATGGCGTGACACCAATCCACAATGCCTGCAACTAACTACTCTCCACACAGAAAATCttcaactgaaaataaaataaattctcatgATAAAACAACAAAGATAGCGAAAGGCAACAATCTTGTTATCAATCCAAGCATCATGAAGCCGAAAGAGTGTCTATATTCACCAAGCCagtaaagaaaaaattttcttaaaattgaactAACACAGCCCGATAAATCTACATCAAGTTTGCACAACACGATTCAACcactttaaaactaaaattctcatttcatttctttccaAGACTCGTTAACCACTCAATCAATTGGCTTTAGCATTTCCCTTGACCTCCCCACCACAACACCCACCACCATGCtcatggtggtggtggtgatggtggtgatgatgatggtggtAGTGCTGCTTCCCTTTAAGCTCCTTCCTCATGTCATAAGCATCTTCTCCGTCCGCATAATACTTAGCCTCCACATCATGAATCTTGTACCCCAAGGTCTCTGTGTACAAATTGAAGGCCGCACGGTTGCTCTTGCGCACGTGCAGGGACACATACTCGGCACCAAACACCTGTGCGAGAGAATCAAACATAAGAcagtcaaaacaaaaatatataaatatgatttttccttAATTACAATCTTCGTCATccctaaatattttttcaaaattatagttaattaaaatcCGGTTCTTCTTTAACGTAATTCCTAtctcttaattttcaattatccACAAAATTGTTCAACTTTCAAATTCAATCTTCAGCAACTATTTTGCCAGTTTGATATGACAGTTGAGAAAACGCATCAAGCTTGCATGTCACTAAatgtgaaataattaattataattttaaaaccaaaaattgaACAATGttactataaatatattagCAGAGGACCTGTTCCATGGCGTTCTGGGCGGCGGTCATGAGTTTGGTGGCGAGACCGAGTTTGCGGTGGGTGCGGAGGACGGCGAGGGAGGTGATGTGGCCGTGGCAGTCGGTGGTCTCTTCTTCCATCTTGGCGAGGACGTAGCCGACGATGCGACCGTTGTAGTCTTCGGCGACGTAGAGGAGCTGAGGCCAGGAGAGGATATGGTAGAGATAGTATTTCATCTGGTAGTTCTCGGGTAGGCA carries:
- the LOC106753530 gene encoding N-terminal acetyltransferase A complex catalytic subunit NAA10-like yields the protein MVCIRKATVKDLLAMQACNLFCLPENYQMKYYLYHILSWPQLLYVAEDYNGRIVGYVLAKMEEETTDCHGHITSLAVLRTHRKLGLATKLMTAAQNAMEQVFGAEYVSLHVRKSNRAAFNLYTETLGYKIHDVEAKYYADGEDAYDMRKELKGKQHYHHHHHHHHHHHHEHGGGCCGGEVKGNAKAN